The following is a genomic window from Alkaliphilus sp. B6464.
TATACTCCTTAAGCTCTAATTTCACATATATATCATCTTCTTCTCCTGCCCTTTTTTCATATTCTACATTTTCTATGCTAACTAACTGATTGATTGCCATAGGATCTCCTGTGATTACAAGTCTTACAGGTTCTTTACTTTCCATGTATTTATCAAACTTATCTAAGTAAAAATCAGGACCCTTGAAATCATTTTTAGTCAATACAAAAGGGTATGCCCTACCAGGTAATAAAACCTCAAAATCGATTTCATTAAGCTTCATATCTCCTAATATATTGATTTCTCCGAGTTTAAGGACTTGATACGTTTTGTTGTCTCCTTCTTTTCTGACTCTAATCGTCTCTGGGTTTACTGGAAGTCTTATTATTTCACCTTGGAAGTTAAAGAATATGCCGTACTTATCCATATTGCACCTCCTATTTTAAGCATTAGAAAAGACACCCTAATTTTAAGGTGCCTATCTATATATTATTTAAAAGCTCTTGTTCCTGTTGTCTTTTTATTTCCTCTGAAGTTATTGCTTTATCCCCAAATATGTTTTTAAATTTCATTTCAAAAATATCTTTTGTTCCAGCTCTGCATTTAAAAAATATTTTATTTTCATCAGTTTCCATTACCATATATGCCTCTTGTTCAGCTATTTCTCCAATACCACTCATTCCACCAATAATAGTACCTACCGGACCCGCTATAAGAGTGCCTGCAATCCCACGTTTAATTACACTTTTACTTTTTGTAATTACATCCCCATCAATAAAATACACTTTATGTACATAATCTTTGGATATTCCTATATACCAAGCTTCCTTACTAATTGCACTCATTAATTTAAAACTAACACCCCCATCATGAGCATAGATAAATGGCTCTAAAGACGCAGGATTTGAATTTTTACGATTTTCATCAATTGCTTTTATTCCTTGGATATAGCTTAATCCCAAATTCGGTACTTGTTTTCCCTTGCCCATTTCTTTTTCTAAATCTCTTTTAAAATCTTTTTCTTCTTTCGGTATAAAAACCAAATTAGGTTTAGTTGTAAGTACTTTCACATTAATCTCCTCCCAACCAATGTCATTTATAATATTATAACATTAGTTGGAAAGATTTTCATTTATATTTTACCCATAAGACAATTCTGTACTAATAGCAATCTGTTCTTCTAACATTTCTTCAATTATTTTTGGTATTCCATCCATATCTGCGGTTTGGTGTACGTCTCCAAAATTCGCGTTAGACTCAAGTTTAAATGAATTATATTGAACAACAGCTTCTTTCATCGCCACATCTCTTAGTAGTTTAATGTCTTCATCTGATATATCTACTTCTTTTACACTTTTTACTTTATCTACACTCCCTATATCCATTTTAGTTGGAAACTCTGGAAGTTCTGGCTTTTCCGGTTCTTCTGGCAATTCCCCCATAAGTTTGTCTGGATCAAACATATCCTCCAAAGGATTTCTAAATTTAAGGCCAGTTTTTTCATCTAGCTCCTTTATTCTAAAATTTCCAATTAAGTTACCAATAACGGGTACTTGAGATACTTGATCTAATAAATCATTAACAAAGCCAATTACGCCATTTATAAATTTTACCATTGCAACTCTCACCCAATCAAATTTTTGTGCTAATGCAACTAAAACAATTATTACTGCACCTATGACAGTTATAATAGCTAAAGCTGGACTTATTAACGCTATTTCCGCCACAGCCTTTGCGACTAATGCTGGAATAGACATAAATATTGCTTTTAATAGTCCTTTTTCTGCTATAGTCTTAGCGATTGTCGCAAGTACACTTTCTTGAGCTAAGAGTGTTTGAATCTTAGTTTGTATGGCTTGCGCACTTTGTGCTAACCAAAGTACTCCCATTGCTGCTATTAGTCCCCATATAACAGGCGCTAAAGGATCTAGTTGAGCAAGGAATATCATAAGCATACTAGCTAAAAGGCCTATTCCACCAGCAACCATTTGAATTAATACAAAAAAAGTACTACCTATATCAGATTGAGCTATTGTAAGAAGTAACATGCCGACAGGCTCTAATGCCGCACCCAATCCAACTAGCCATGTATTAAATTGTGATAAAAAACCTCTGAACTCTCCACCTATTCCACCATCTATTGTGGCTATCATGTCATTTAAAGCACCATCAGATTGCTCTATCTGATCTTTATACTCTGGGAGCTTATCAAGTTGTGTCATTAATGCATTTAATCCTACTTCGTCGTAAACATTAAACATTCCTGACATAATTTGCTTTTTACTTTGATCGTCATATTGATTTAATTTATTTCCAAATTCCTGTAATAAATCAAAAGCATTTCTTGACTCACCATTTTTATAAGCTTCTATGCCCATTTTTTCTAGTATTTCTTGTGTCTTTTTCTCCGTTCCATATAATCCATTCATAATATTTCTGACCTGTGTTCCTGCTTCTGTTCCTTTTATACCAGCATTTCCAAACACCCCTATAAGGGCATTTAACTCTGGCATAGACATTTTACCAGTTTGAACGCCTTTAAATCCTCCACCTTGATAAGCATTTAAAAGCTGTTCAATATTAGTATTAGAAATCCTTTGAGTTACTGCCATTTGATCTGCAAATTCGGGCAATTTATCTATACTTAACTGTAATGGCGTCATGGAATCTGTAATTAAATCTGATATTCTCCCAAACTCTGCTCCTGTAACTCTTTTTAAGCCACTCATAATCGGCATAGCAAAAGTTGACTCATCAAAATCCCATCCTGCCAAAGAAGTATACTGATAGCCTTCTGCAATATCCTTTTTAGTTAATCCTCCCGTAGCAAAAGCTGTTGTGTACCTGTCTAACTGCTGCATCATGTCTGAAGAATTGTCTCCTGTTATACCCATTACCTGTCTAGTGGCATCATCATAGGTCATTGATGCATTAAAAGCTCTTCTTCCACCTTCTATAGCAGCACCTATACCCAGATATCTTTTGAAAGAGTTAAATAAACTGTTACTACTTTGTTCAGCTACTTGTAAACCTTGGGCCATTTCATTAACCTGTGTAGTAAAGGCTCCTATATCTGTTCTAGCTTCTCTAATAGAACTAGTTAAATCCATATTTCTGGCTGTTGTATCTAAGTTTTCCATAACCCTAAGCATTTTATCTAAGCTCTGAAAAACACCATTTAAAGGCTGAGAAAAGTTATCGAATAGTTTTAATGTAGTTCCTACTGCACTCACTGTCTCACCTACTTTCTTTTAGCCTTATCCATAGCCTTTTTCTCATCTTCTATCCTTACATCTATACTGGCCATAATAAAAGCTTTTTCATATGGCGGTAAATTAGAAAACCTACTAGGCATTATTCTAAGTTTGTGGAGGGCATAGTGAGCATAAACAGCCTCACCATCACCCTCCTTTATTAGTTTTTTGCTTCTTCTTTTAACTCATTCATATCTTGATTTAATCCTGATATCTCCATAATTTTATTTGATAGATTTGTGATTTCTTCAATTGTAAGCATTGCATCTAATAATTCTGTTTCTGACATAACCTCATAAAAATCTTGAAGCTCTGCATTTTTTAAATCTGGATATACAACACATTTTGCACATAATGCCAAAGTAGTTGCTCCTTCATTAGTCTTTTTAATCATTTGCTTATTTTTTATTTCTGTCATAGAGTTTTGTTCTCTTATAGCTGAAAATTGTCCAAAGCCAATAGGTTTAATTTTAAATGGTTCTATGTCCCCATCTGAATTTTTAAAGTCCTCTGATACTACAAACTCTACTATTTGATTCTTTCTATCTCTTTTATCTTTATTTAAAAATGCTTGTAAACTCATTTAAATTCCTCCTTAATTTCCATAGCTTAACTTTTTATATTTTTTAATAATATCTATATCTTCACAGGTAAAGCTTACTTCCTGTTCAAGCGAATCCGCATCTGCATCTAACATGGCAAGGGTAGCATTATCTAGGTTACAATCCCTAACTATCGTTTGCTTATTCCCTGCCTCTGATGTTGGGTCATCATTTTCTATAAGTAACTCAAAATACATATCTTGGCCAGTTCTAATGTAGTCAATAGCCATTTCTGTAAAGGTATCTTCTGGCTGAAGTATAGTCATATCTCCTTTTAACGAGAAACCTGTTGCTTTATGCCCGGTGACCCTTCTTCCAATTGTTTTGATTTCAGCCTTCTGTTTTTCAAAGTCTATCTTTATTTTTTTAGCACAAAAAAGAAGATGTCTCCTACCATTTATAACTAGATAGGCTCTACCTTCTTTACCTGATATAGCATCTTTTGATTTAAGTTCAACTCTACTCATTATTTAATCACCCTTTCTATGTAGATTTTGTCTACACTATCGACAGGTTGTACAGCATATCTTATGAACACGGAATCTATATCATCACCCTCAAATATTTCAAAATCTTCTAATGTTGTATTTTGAAAGGCTCCTAATTCTTCGTACTTTTTAGCTAGTTTATAAATCTCATTTTTAAGAATAGCTCTACCTGCCTCATCATTATCTTCTTTACCAATATAGTAAGTGTAAAAAGTCTTATCTATGTCTCCGTCAAAGTTATCTAGTGCTCTGGATGGCCTTCCTTTTCTTAATGCCTTTGGTCTTTCTTTCGATAATGATTTTAAAGTAGTGACATCTTGTTCTATTACTACATTGCCATCTCTAGACATGGTAAAAACAACTTCACCCTTAAGCAACGCTTTCTTGATATCCTCATTTTGTAGCTCCCCGGTTACATTGGTAGCACCCATCTTATATTTATGATAGGTTAGTGATTCGTTAATTCTTGCTCCTGCTACGGCCCCTAATACATAAGGTACACATTCAGCTGAGGTCAATTTTGATGCACCCATCACGACTCCATTTTTAACGGAATAAATAGCCTCATGATCCGCTTCTGGATATTCAGATAGTACGCATTGAATTTTGTACCCGACTTCATCTCGAATCCGATTAATAAAACTAACAAAGAGTTCTTTAATAGGTTCTTCAGTTCCTGGATAACCAATGGCATTGATATTACCTACTTCTCTTTCTACAGCTTCAAGAAACTGAATATAGCTTTCATTGGTAACTGTTCCTGTTTCCCCACCTGTTAATTTTAATCCGGCCACTTCCTGCAAGGTTCCTGAAAGGGTAATAAAATCACTTTTGAATTCTTTTATAGTGGTAATGTTCTGTTTCTCTACCTCTATGGTTCCAAGGGTTATAATCACTTGATAACTATCATCTAAGTTCTTTTCAATGACAACTGTGATATCATTCCCTCTAATTCCTTCATATTTGGCCTCTGCTATAAGTTCCCCTTCTGTAGCCTTTGATTTCTTTCCTTGCTCCGCTACATTGTATAAGTAAATAATTCTAGCATTTTTAAAGGCTTCTTTGATAGGGAATACTTCTTGGTCAGTAATTGAATACCCAATCTTTTTTAGTAGGTTTTCCCCATTTACTATCTGAATAAATCCTTTTTCTCCCCAATTTAACTTAAGGGGTAAAGCACATACGCCTCGATCGGATACTTGAGATAGATCCATATCCTCTGATGTATTTCTGCTATACACACCTGGTCTTCCTTTATTTTGACTTTCCCACCTAGCACCCATTATTTCACTTCCTTTCTTCTAAAAGCTTCTAACTCGCTTTTTACTTCTTCCTTTGTATACTTCTTATCATTATCTAAGATAATTTTTAATATATCTTGATCTATTGCTGAGTATAACTTGGATTGAATGAATTGATTTTTAGAGTATCTATGTTCTTTTACCGCTTCTTCACTCTTTTTTAATTTACTCATCCTTAACCACTCCTTCCTTCTCTAAAGCCTCCATTTTGATACCTTCTTCTATCTCGATTAATCCAACATCTACATCAAAGAAATAATGTAATATATCGTTGACCTTCTCTACTTTTCTATTGTTTAGTCTTATCACCTTACCATCTTCAAGTTGTATATATTCTATAGATCTTAATAACTTATTTTGTACTATCATAAAGTCACTGTTACTATCTTCTAGATCGCTAAAATACTGAACATCAAAGAATATATTATCTGTATAGGTCTTGCATAATCCTTTTTCGGTGCTTGTATTTAAAATGGCAACAAAAAAACAAGGTGCTTTAAAACCTTGCTTAATAGCTTCGTTATAAATTGTAACTTCGGAAAAAATCTTTTCTAATTCTTGATTTATAGCAACTACTATTTTATCAATAGTCATCGTATCACCTTATTCTGTTTTAAGAATTTCTTCTAATAATTTGGCTGCTCTATTCTCTAAAAACCTAGGTAATTCTCGTTCTATTTCCTTCATTGAAATAGTCATCATAAATCTTCCCTGTACCCACCCTGTATGATCTCTGGTTCTATGGCCATATTCCACAAAATTAGCATATTCTGTTGGATTATATATCTCTACTACATAAGAGCTGCCTTGCTTTTCTACATTCCCTACTTTCCAGTTACGTCTAAGGTTACCTCCTGTTCTTCCAGAACCTTGAGGGTATACTCCAACAGGGGTACGTTTCTTAATCTTTCTTTCTGCTCTAAAAGCCATTTCCAAAATAAATTCTTCCAGAAACTTATCTACTACTTTTCTATTTATGGATCTTTGAAAGTTGTCTGCAAGTTTCTTAAAATCCGAATAATCAAAGCTACCTTTACCCATCTATGCTTTACCTTCTTTTAACAGGATAACTTCTTGATGATTATTATAAGGGAATCCTTCTCCAGCTTTATATGTCTCTTTAACCCCAAGTTTATTAGTAACCTCTATAGTATCACCTTGCTTATTTTCTAGTTCTGGGGCTATGAAGAGTTTAAGTTCATAAGCTATCTGGTTTACTGTATCAGTTTGATTATTTTTAGATAGGCTTTGCTTAGATACTTTGCAAGGTTGATCTTCATATTTAACTTTGGGTACTTGCTTAGTTGCTCTAGTGACGGGATCTTTATAATCTTCGCAGCCTGTCACATTGCATGTGCAATCATATAAGCTCTCTATAGCTTTTCTTGCCTTAGCCCTAGCTTTCTCTATACCTTTAAACATGATTACCATACCAGCTTTCTATATCTATTAAGTTGCTCTTTGTAATTCTTTATTAATGTGTCTTTAAATTCATTAGCCGAACTCCTATAGCTTACAGTAGTATCTCCTTCGCTTATGGAAGAGACAGAACCCAGGGGACTCTCTTCTTCTCCTAGGTTCTCATTTCTATATAGATCTACCGCCATGCTTAAAACTGTATTGTTAAGCTCTGTTGGAATCTCTTTTATATTGCAATAGTTCTTTATAGTATCTTCTGTTTTTTCTAGTGTAAACTGGAGTATAAAGTCTTTTGTATCATCTGTAATACCTAATAGTTGTTTCAACTTCTCTAACTGAGTCATCTTATTCACCTTCTTATAGCTTATGCTTAAATGCTACTATTCTTATTTGTTTTGGCTCATATACTCTTTGCCAGTTGGCTTTATTTGCTAACTCTAATCTAGATGGCCCTTCTGTTTTAGCTACACTTGCATTGGTAAATCTAATCCCTCTAGGATGTAAAATATAAGTCTTTCTATTGATTAAATAATCAACTCCAGAACCTTTTTTCTTGTCTCTATCGGTTTCGGTAGCTATAAATCCTACTGGATTGCCATTTCCTAATGCTAAAGCTCCTTGACCAAATAGGTAAGTTGTGTAAGTTCCGCCAGTCTCCACAGGACAACCATCATCAATTACTACTCTTTTACCTTGATAAACGTTAAATGCGGGACTATCACTTGGCTTTATTACATCTATTAAGTTTTGCTTTCTTAAAGCTGATTCTGTAGCACTATGCATAACAACTGCCGTTAAAAGTTCTTTTGCATCTCCTAGCATTTGTTGTGCGTCTATAAAGGCACTAGCTGACCATTTGGAAGCATCACCTTCTAATGCAGATATGTCTAGAAGATTATCCTTCATTGTTGGAGCTAAAAACACACCTTTAAGAATTGCAATTAATTCTTTCTGCATATCTCTAGTCCAAAATCCACTTACTAATTCTGCTATAGCTGCCATTGGGTCCTTACCTGCAAGTGCAGCAGATAAGTCCGTAGCACTCCACATTTTTGCACGTCTTATAATAGCTGCCACATCTTTATTACTTGTAATCTTAGCTGCTTCTAAATCTGCATCTTCGATTATTTGTTCTGACTCTCCTGTTAAATCCTCGAAGAACGGCATGTTAATAGTTGGAGCTGCTTGAGAAGCTAGATTGTCAAACTCTGAATTGTTTGTTATTATGCCACTTTGTACTAAAGCACTTTTCTCCATTGTTCTATTGATTACATAAGGATTAAATAATTCTGGTACGATAACATCTGATAATTTAGTACCTCCACTTGAAGCGAATAATTGCAGATCCATTTTAAATTTTGTTTTCATATTTATCACCTTTCCTTTTTATATACTTACTCCAGCTTGGCTCATTAATTGTCTAGCCTGTTCTGGGTTTTCTTTAAATATCTTTCCTTGATCCGTTAAGTTAAAAGTTTCTTTCTTCCAAGGATTATTCTTCATCGATGGATCAATTGTATTAGTATCTTTATTTGGATCTCTACCTTTCAATATATCCTCACCAAATAAATAAGAGTCCGATTCTTTCAGACCCTTTAATTGTTCTTCTAACCCTATTAAATTGTCTCCATCAATACTTACCTTGTCTAAATCTAACAGAGCTTTTATAACCTTAATATTCCTTACATTTGCACCCTTTAAAGCTCCTTCTAATGCATAATTAAATTGCATATCCTGTATCTGTTTTTCATAGTCCTTTACTTTAGTCTCATACTCTCCTACTTTAGTTTGTAATGCTTCATTATCCTTGTTACTCTTTTTTAAATCATCAATAGTATTACTCGCTGTTTTAAGTTGTTCATTTAAAGCATTGAACTTATCTTTAGGTATCCAATTACCATCTGACACTATTGCTATCTTTTGATCTCCTAGCTTTTCTGTAACTTGCTTATATAGATCCTCACCTAATAGTTGCTCTAGTGTTTCACCTGCGAATAATTGCAAGTTCATTTTAAATTTATTGATTGTCATTCCTATTCCTCCTATTATTGTTCTAACCTTTTTAAAGTGGCCGGCTCCACCTTTGAACTCTTGTTTCTTTATGCCCTAACAATACTAAAAAAGGGCAATATAAAAGCACCTACTACTTTTCTAGCAAGTGCCTTCTAATTAAAAGTTATATAGTTTTTTAATTCTATTTCAGATTCTATATAGGTCGCTCCTACATCTTCATCCATTATTAGCTTTATTTTTTTATCATCCAAGTAATATATTTGTATCAATGATCCGTTGACATCTTCTAATAGGGTTTCTGCTTTTACATTTGGAATTTTCTTTATCATTTCATCATACTTATTAAACACTGTAGCGTCTACTTCTGTACTCAAAGTATAGTCAAACATTTTAACCCCTCCTAGTTTACTCCAAATTTCTCATTTACTGATTTCCTAGTGGTGCTTGAACTACCAATTATATCTTTATAAACCTCATCTAATGAAAGTTTCTTATATTTAACTTTGTAATCTACTAACTGTTCAAATGTTTTAATCGCTTCTTCTAAATTTAGTCTTTCAGCTTCTTTTCTATCTTTCATCATCAATCTAGCTTCTGTTTTATATTTATTTCTCAAACTATAAGATTCCATAGCCTGTTCTTTAATGTCCTTAGACTTATCTATTACATTAGGTATATCGCTACATTTATGAACATACCACTCTCTTACTTCTTTATTACCCAATTTTCCATATAAAGAATCTCTATAATCTAAAGAATTTAACGTATCTTGTTTCTTAGTCTTAATATTTTCCCATTCTTTAATATTATTATACTTTAGTTCTTGGAAGTCCTCAAGTTTAGAAGGTATTTTATCACCAAATATTAATTTATATTTACTGTGCTGTGCCGTATCACTATACTTATTATGTAGTTTCTTCTCTGCTAATAATTCTTCTGGATCACTTTCAACATATTTCTCATACCATTCTTTGTAATTCATATTTCCATCTACATAATAAACGTTACCATCACTATCTCTCGCAATTCTATTTTCATCTATAGTATCTGAAAAATAGGCTATAGTTGTGGTTCTACAGTTCGGATGGAATGGTGGAGCATTTACTCCAGGTTGCATTTCTGATACTTTAAATATATTCCCATCCATGGATCTACATATCTGGCTAGTACTAAGGTCTAATGTAGCTAATACTTCATATTCTTTTACTACTCCACTATTCTTGTATGAATCCATTGTAGCTTTATTAGTTATATAAGCACTTTCTGTATTAACAAGGGTAGCTGCTCTACTCCTGGATACATTCATCCTATCTGCTAGTAACCTTGATGTTTTATCTATACTATCCCCGCGAATTAATGATTGTACAAGAGTTGTCTGCAACTCCGTCAGAAGTTTAGTTCTATTATCCCATACTCGGCTACTAAAATTTCCTTCCATCCACTTTTGGGCTATGGCTTTTTCTATGGTGTTTGTATCTAGCTTTGCAAAGTTTACTCCTATACCTAGTCCCTTTTGAAATTCATAAATGTTCCTGTAATAGGTATCTTCGTAAATATCCGATAGTAGTCTGTTCATTCCTTCTAGCTGACCATTCATTACCATCTCTACTTGATGTCGTATTTGGGTTTGTAAGGCTTCTAACCTACTGACCCTAACTTTATACGATACATTATTTAGTTCCTGCTCCCATATGCCATTAGTATTGTTTTTAGCCTTAGATGTGAACTCCTCTAAAGTCATTTTAAACTCAGATGACTCTCGGCCACCTAGTAATTTTTTAGCCTCTGACATATCTACTTTATTTTCAATTGCAAATCTTTGATAGAAAATTTCTATATCCTGCTGAATACTTAATTTAGCTTTTTCATATTCTTTGATCATAGAAGTTACATATTCATCCGTTTTCTTAAATTGCTTTGAAGCTATCTGCTCTGAACGTTTTTCCCAGTATTCTTTATTCTTCATTATCTACATCACCACTTTTAAAGTTAGGTGGATATACTTGAAGATCTTTTTCTCTCTGTTTCTCTAACCTGTCTAATTCCTCCGACACATCTTCTACCCATGGATGATTAGCAACTATTGTTTCATCAGATATAACTCCTTTAGATTGAGCCGCTATTTGTACATCCTCTAAATCGTTGGTTATCATGGTCCTTCTAAATGTTACTTGTACGGTAGTACTATTATAATCTTTCTTATCTATGATATTGATATATTCAGTAGTAAACCATAGTAGCCTTTTAACTGCCTTTCTAAACTTCCTTTCCATGACAGAAGCTTTCATATTCAATAGAGCATAAAGGAATTTAAGAGCTACACCGCTAGGACTATTCCCGAATCTATCTGTTTTTACATTTACACCTTGACCGAATAAGAATATATTTTCTTCTAGTCGGTCCAGCATTTCTTTCTTAGCATCTATAGGAATATTTAGCTCTAACTTGTCTACTCCGCTACCTGGTTCGCCACTAACCTTTATAGTTTTGTAGTGTCTTAGGTTCTCACTAAATTGTGATAGGTCGGTATCTTCATATCCTTTTAATATAGTTATGATTTCTTGTACTTCTGATAGATTATTGGCTAGATCGGATACATTAAGGTCATAGTTATCTATAAGTTCTTTATAGTATTTCAAATCACTATTTCTTTCCTCGTTATTAGGAAACTCAATAAAAGGTACTTTGCCCCATCCATAGCCTACATTATTGTAGTAGAAGTGCGAATCCGGATTCTTAAGTTCTGTATCATCTAACACAAATACTCCGTTTTCTTCTTCAATGTAAAAGGTTACAGTGTCTCTAGTCCACCATTCTACTCTAATTCTATCTTTGCCATTAACCTCTACTAAATAATACCTTAATACCGCTTCTAGGTTCTCTTGTAGGCTTGTATCATAGATAGGTATAACTTCTTCTGCCGGAATGATTATAAACTTAAATTTGCCCTCACTATTAATATATATATGTAGCCATTCAGTACCCTTATTGGAACTATTCTTTGCTAATTCTGTTAGTCTATCGTCCCATTCTTCACCTAATATTAAATTGAGCCTTTCCTCGTAATCCTTATCCTTTTTATCGCATTGAAACACTATAGGCTTACCAACTAAATAAGATACCTTCTGGTCAACTAGGAGCTTATGCCAGTTGTGAGGTATCTTATGGTTTGCTTTTGTATCATCTTCTAGTTTGCGGCCATCTTTATAGTAGTACTGTTTACGTTTTAATATGTCATTCTCATTTTCGTAGTACCTTTGCCCTTCTACCATTTTCATGGTATCATGGCTATCTATTAAATCTTTAATAATACTAGAATCATTAATATTGGATTCGCTTATAAGCTTCTGCTCTAATAACTTTTGATACGTTATCAATCTATCACCTTCTTTCATATGTATTCATAAGAACAGGTCAAAAATC
Proteins encoded in this region:
- a CDS encoding phage tail tape measure protein, whose amino-acid sequence is MSAVGTTLKLFDNFSQPLNGVFQSLDKMLRVMENLDTTARNMDLTSSIREARTDIGAFTTQVNEMAQGLQVAEQSSNSLFNSFKRYLGIGAAIEGGRRAFNASMTYDDATRQVMGITGDNSSDMMQQLDRYTTAFATGGLTKKDIAEGYQYTSLAGWDFDESTFAMPIMSGLKRVTGAEFGRISDLITDSMTPLQLSIDKLPEFADQMAVTQRISNTNIEQLLNAYQGGGFKGVQTGKMSMPELNALIGVFGNAGIKGTEAGTQVRNIMNGLYGTEKKTQEILEKMGIEAYKNGESRNAFDLLQEFGNKLNQYDDQSKKQIMSGMFNVYDEVGLNALMTQLDKLPEYKDQIEQSDGALNDMIATIDGGIGGEFRGFLSQFNTWLVGLGAALEPVGMLLLTIAQSDIGSTFFVLIQMVAGGIGLLASMLMIFLAQLDPLAPVIWGLIAAMGVLWLAQSAQAIQTKIQTLLAQESVLATIAKTIAEKGLLKAIFMSIPALVAKAVAEIALISPALAIITVIGAVIIVLVALAQKFDWVRVAMVKFINGVIGFVNDLLDQVSQVPVIGNLIGNFRIKELDEKTGLKFRNPLEDMFDPDKLMGELPEEPEKPELPEFPTKMDIGSVDKVKSVKEVDISDEDIKLLRDVAMKEAVVQYNSFKLESNANFGDVHQTADMDGIPKIIEEMLEEQIAISTELSYG
- a CDS encoding phage tail assembly chaperone — protein: MSLQAFLNKDKRDRKNQIVEFVVSEDFKNSDGDIEPFKIKPIGFGQFSAIREQNSMTEIKNKQMIKKTNEGATTLALCAKCVVYPDLKNAELQDFYEVMSETELLDAMLTIEEITNLSNKIMEISGLNQDMNELKEEAKN
- a CDS encoding phage tail tube protein; translated protein: MSRVELKSKDAISGKEGRAYLVINGRRHLLFCAKKIKIDFEKQKAEIKTIGRRVTGHKATGFSLKGDMTILQPEDTFTEMAIDYIRTGQDMYFELLIENDDPTSEAGNKQTIVRDCNLDNATLAMLDADADSLEQEVSFTCEDIDIIKKYKKLSYGN
- a CDS encoding phage tail sheath subtilisin-like domain-containing protein, which encodes MGARWESQNKGRPGVYSRNTSEDMDLSQVSDRGVCALPLKLNWGEKGFIQIVNGENLLKKIGYSITDQEVFPIKEAFKNARIIYLYNVAEQGKKSKATEGELIAEAKYEGIRGNDITVVIEKNLDDSYQVIITLGTIEVEKQNITTIKEFKSDFITLSGTLQEVAGLKLTGGETGTVTNESYIQFLEAVEREVGNINAIGYPGTEEPIKELFVSFINRIRDEVGYKIQCVLSEYPEADHEAIYSVKNGVVMGASKLTSAECVPYVLGAVAGARINESLTYHKYKMGATNVTGELQNEDIKKALLKGEVVFTMSRDGNVVIEQDVTTLKSLSKERPKALRKGRPSRALDNFDGDIDKTFYTYYIGKEDNDEAGRAILKNEIYKLAKKYEELGAFQNTTLEDFEIFEGDDIDSVFIRYAVQPVDSVDKIYIERVIK
- a CDS encoding phage tail terminator family protein, with the translated sequence MTIDKIVVAINQELEKIFSEVTIYNEAIKQGFKAPCFFVAILNTSTEKGLCKTYTDNIFFDVQYFSDLEDSNSDFMIVQNKLLRSIEYIQLEDGKVIRLNNRKVEKVNDILHYFFDVDVGLIEIEEGIKMEALEKEGVVKDE
- a CDS encoding HK97 gp10 family phage protein, producing the protein MGKGSFDYSDFKKLADNFQRSINRKVVDKFLEEFILEMAFRAERKIKKRTPVGVYPQGSGRTGGNLRRNWKVGNVEKQGSSYVVEIYNPTEYANFVEYGHRTRDHTGWVQGRFMMTISMKEIERELPRFLENRAAKLLEEILKTE
- a CDS encoding phage head-tail connector protein; its protein translation is MTQLEKLKQLLGITDDTKDFILQFTLEKTEDTIKNYCNIKEIPTELNNTVLSMAVDLYRNENLGEEESPLGSVSSISEGDTTVSYRSSANEFKDTLIKNYKEQLNRYRKLVW
- a CDS encoding major capsid protein, which gives rise to MKTKFKMDLQLFASSGGTKLSDVIVPELFNPYVINRTMEKSALVQSGIITNNSEFDNLASQAAPTINMPFFEDLTGESEQIIEDADLEAAKITSNKDVAAIIRRAKMWSATDLSAALAGKDPMAAIAELVSGFWTRDMQKELIAILKGVFLAPTMKDNLLDISALEGDASKWSASAFIDAQQMLGDAKELLTAVVMHSATESALRKQNLIDVIKPSDSPAFNVYQGKRVVIDDGCPVETGGTYTTYLFGQGALALGNGNPVGFIATETDRDKKKGSGVDYLINRKTYILHPRGIRFTNASVAKTEGPSRLELANKANWQRVYEPKQIRIVAFKHKL
- a CDS encoding phage scaffolding protein; the protein is MTINKFKMNLQLFAGETLEQLLGEDLYKQVTEKLGDQKIAIVSDGNWIPKDKFNALNEQLKTASNTIDDLKKSNKDNEALQTKVGEYETKVKDYEKQIQDMQFNYALEGALKGANVRNIKVIKALLDLDKVSIDGDNLIGLEEQLKGLKESDSYLFGEDILKGRDPNKDTNTIDPSMKNNPWKKETFNLTDQGKIFKENPEQARQLMSQAGVSI
- a CDS encoding minor capsid protein; the encoded protein is MKNKEYWEKRSEQIASKQFKKTDEYVTSMIKEYEKAKLSIQQDIEIFYQRFAIENKVDMSEAKKLLGGRESSEFKMTLEEFTSKAKNNTNGIWEQELNNVSYKVRVSRLEALQTQIRHQVEMVMNGQLEGMNRLLSDIYEDTYYRNIYEFQKGLGIGVNFAKLDTNTIEKAIAQKWMEGNFSSRVWDNRTKLLTELQTTLVQSLIRGDSIDKTSRLLADRMNVSRSRAATLVNTESAYITNKATMDSYKNSGVVKEYEVLATLDLSTSQICRSMDGNIFKVSEMQPGVNAPPFHPNCRTTTIAYFSDTIDENRIARDSDGNVYYVDGNMNYKEWYEKYVESDPEELLAEKKLHNKYSDTAQHSKYKLIFGDKIPSKLEDFQELKYNNIKEWENIKTKKQDTLNSLDYRDSLYGKLGNKEVREWYVHKCSDIPNVIDKSKDIKEQAMESYSLRNKYKTEARLMMKDRKEAERLNLEEAIKTFEQLVDYKVKYKKLSLDEVYKDIIGSSSTTRKSVNEKFGVN